The following proteins are co-located in the Paenibacillus sp. FSL H8-0079 genome:
- a CDS encoding amino acid ABC transporter permease: MSWDYLSTILKPMLEGAQTTIFMFLLAIVLSVPLGFAVTLAMRSQIKLLAWIAHTYVYVMRGTPLLLQILFFCFGLPLLPVIGEYLVFDRFVAAGIAFILNYAAYFAEIFRGGLLSIDKGQHEAAKVLGLTKWQTMTKVIIPQMIRVVLPATANESITLIKDTALLYAVAVPELLYYAQAAVNRDLQLIPFFVAAVMYLLMTLVLTVLFKALEKRFSFE, translated from the coding sequence ATGAGTTGGGATTATCTATCGACCATTTTAAAACCTATGCTAGAGGGTGCGCAGACCACCATTTTCATGTTCTTACTCGCCATTGTGCTCTCTGTACCGCTTGGATTTGCGGTCACGCTTGCGATGAGAAGCCAGATTAAACTGCTGGCGTGGATTGCCCATACGTATGTATATGTGATGCGAGGAACACCGCTGCTGCTGCAAATTCTATTTTTCTGCTTCGGTTTACCGTTGCTTCCGGTGATTGGAGAATATTTGGTGTTTGATCGTTTTGTTGCAGCGGGGATTGCGTTCATCCTAAACTATGCGGCGTACTTCGCTGAAATCTTCAGGGGCGGACTGCTTTCCATTGATAAAGGGCAACATGAGGCAGCGAAGGTACTTGGGTTAACAAAGTGGCAAACGATGACTAAAGTCATTATTCCTCAGATGATTCGTGTAGTATTGCCCGCAACGGCCAATGAGTCCATTACGCTCATCAAGGATACAGCACTACTCTATGCCGTGGCTGTACCTGAGCTGTTGTATTATGCCCAAGCGGCAGTGAATCGCGACTTGCAGCTGATCCCTTTCTTCGTGGCAGCGGTTATGTATCTGCTCATGACACTTGTACTCACGGTGCTGTTTAAGGCACTCGAGAAGCGGTTTTCATTTGAATAA
- a CDS encoding amino acid ABC transporter ATP-binding protein, with the protein MTHIIEVNQLRKSFGTLDVLKQVSFKVEPGEVIAVIGPSGSGKSTMLRSLIHLEDISGGTIRIQDQTLVDNGRYAGAADIRKMTDRMGMVFQHFNLFPHLTVQDNLELAPKTLKKESSNVIRYRSLELLSKVGLSDKADTYPANLSGGQKQRVAIARALMMQPDILLFDEPTSALDPELTGEVLRVIKQLAQENMTMMIVTHEMGFARDVADRVFFMDNGEIAEAGPPEQIFGNPKLARTRTFLQRVEVER; encoded by the coding sequence ATGACACATATAATAGAAGTAAATCAGTTGAGAAAATCATTCGGTACACTTGATGTGCTGAAACAGGTATCCTTTAAGGTGGAACCAGGAGAAGTAATTGCCGTCATCGGGCCTTCTGGTTCGGGGAAAAGTACGATGCTGCGCAGCCTGATTCATCTGGAGGATATTTCGGGCGGAACGATTCGCATTCAGGATCAGACGTTGGTCGATAATGGTCGTTACGCGGGTGCCGCAGATATTCGCAAGATGACGGATCGTATGGGTATGGTGTTCCAGCATTTCAACTTGTTCCCGCATCTTACCGTTCAGGACAATCTGGAACTCGCACCGAAGACTTTGAAAAAAGAAAGCTCAAATGTCATTCGATATCGTAGTCTGGAACTACTCAGCAAAGTAGGGCTGTCGGACAAGGCCGATACCTATCCGGCGAATCTTTCCGGAGGACAGAAACAGCGTGTTGCCATTGCTCGGGCACTGATGATGCAGCCGGACATTCTCCTGTTCGATGAACCTACGTCGGCACTAGATCCGGAGCTGACCGGGGAAGTGTTACGCGTAATCAAACAGCTGGCACAGGAAAACATGACGATGATGATTGTCACGCATGAGATGGGCTTCGCCCGTGACGTTGCGGATCGCGTATTCTTCATGGATAACGGGGAAATCGCAGAGGCGGGACCGCCAGAACAAATCTTCGGCAATCCAAAGCTTGCACGTACCCGGACATTT